Proteins from a single region of Bartonella sp. M0283:
- a CDS encoding Na+/H+ antiporter subunit E: protein MKRIIPYPLLTLSLLLMWMILNGFTLGQGVIGIVVGIAGGFLMRLLKPQKVHIHNWGSVIKLFFRVTLDIVKSNYDVALYVLFSGAKRKQSGFITVPLELKNHTGLAVLSCIMTATPGTAWIAYHSKESSLLVHILDLDMDNENYWRDFIKNRYESLLLEIFQ from the coding sequence ATGAAACGCATAATCCCCTATCCGCTGCTGACCTTGTCGCTTCTTCTCATGTGGATGATTTTGAACGGCTTTACCTTGGGGCAGGGGGTCATCGGCATTGTCGTTGGCATTGCAGGCGGGTTTTTAATGCGGTTATTAAAACCGCAGAAGGTACATATCCATAATTGGGGCTCGGTTATAAAGCTGTTTTTCCGTGTTACGCTGGATATCGTAAAGTCGAATTATGATGTTGCTCTCTATGTGCTTTTTAGCGGTGCAAAACGGAAACAATCTGGCTTCATCACTGTTCCGCTTGAACTTAAAAACCATACCGGACTTGCTGTACTATCCTGTATTATGACGGCAACACCCGGGACTGCCTGGATTGCCTATCACAGCAAGGAAAGTAGTCTTCTTGTCCATATTCTTGATCTTGATATGGATAATGAAAATTATTGGAGAGATTTCATTAAAAATCGTTACGAAAGTCTGCTTCTGGAGATATTCCAATGA
- a CDS encoding saccharopine dehydrogenase family protein, giving the protein MKKNILIIGAGGVAQVVAHKCAQHNDILGDLHIASRTLQKCESIIASVKEKKSMKVKGVFETHHLDAMDIKSTADLIRKTKSRIVINVGSAFLNMSVLSACIETGAAYIDTAIHEDPLKICETPPWYGNYEWPRREECEAHKVTAILGAGFDPGVVNAYAALAHQDYFDKISDIDIIDINAGSHGRWFATNFDPEINFREFTGQVWSWQDSKWVSNKMFEIGHEWDLPVVGRRNTYMTGHDEIHSLSKNLDVPNIRFWMGFGERYITVFNVLKNLGLLSEQPIKTAEGLEVVPLKVVKAVLPDPSSLAPDYTGKTCIGDLIKGEKDGKHRELFIYNIADHREAYLETGSQAISYTAGVPAVAAAILVALGDWDVKTMANVEELPPEPFLKKLDEMGLPTRIREGKEDKKLDL; this is encoded by the coding sequence ATGAAAAAGAATATCCTGATTATCGGAGCAGGTGGAGTAGCTCAGGTGGTTGCTCATAAATGCGCCCAACATAACGATATTCTCGGTGATCTTCATATCGCATCACGAACATTGCAAAAATGCGAATCGATCATTGCATCCGTCAAAGAGAAAAAATCCATGAAGGTAAAGGGTGTGTTCGAAACGCACCATCTTGACGCGATGGATATAAAATCGACGGCAGACCTTATTCGCAAAACAAAAAGTCGGATTGTTATCAATGTCGGCTCGGCTTTTCTCAATATGTCGGTTCTGTCGGCCTGTATCGAGACCGGTGCAGCCTATATTGATACGGCTATTCATGAGGATCCGCTAAAAATATGCGAAACACCCCCCTGGTATGGCAATTATGAATGGCCGCGCCGCGAAGAATGTGAAGCCCATAAAGTGACGGCCATCCTTGGAGCAGGATTTGACCCCGGTGTGGTCAATGCTTATGCAGCGCTCGCCCATCAGGACTATTTCGACAAAATCAGCGATATTGATATTATTGATATCAATGCCGGTAGTCACGGGCGCTGGTTTGCCACCAATTTCGATCCGGAAATCAATTTCCGCGAATTTACCGGTCAGGTCTGGTCGTGGCAAGACAGCAAGTGGGTTTCAAACAAAATGTTTGAAATCGGTCATGAATGGGATTTGCCGGTTGTCGGCAGGCGCAACACCTATATGACCGGTCATGACGAAATCCATTCTTTGTCAAAAAATCTTGATGTGCCGAATATCCGCTTCTGGATGGGGTTTGGTGAACGTTATATCACCGTGTTCAATGTATTGAAAAATCTTGGACTTCTATCCGAACAACCCATAAAAACTGCTGAAGGTCTGGAAGTTGTGCCGCTTAAAGTGGTCAAAGCTGTTTTGCCGGACCCATCTTCGCTCGCACCCGATTATACCGGCAAGACCTGTATTGGCGACCTTATCAAAGGTGAAAAAGACGGTAAACACCGTGAACTGTTCATCTATAATATTGCCGACCACAGAGAAGCCTATCTTGAAACAGGTTCGCAAGCTATTTCCTATACAGCCGGTGTTCCGGCCGTTGCGGCGGCTATCTTGGTGGCTCTTGGTGATTGGGATGTAAAAACCATGGCCAATGTGGAAGAATTGCCACCGGAACCATTTCTGAAGAAGCTTGATGAAATGGGGCTACCCACCCGAATTCGCGAAGGAAAAGAAGATAAAAAACTCGATTTATAG
- a CDS encoding TraB/GumN family protein produces the protein MQKKSGTNFRMISRLLKSFTFLFAVFAGTFCFSSSALSESETPPQPKLFEKFLPKALLEQKKQAEPPACSGEDLTEKFSKEENRKFLERAKKIKNGNARFWKVEKKGTKPSYLFGTMHVTDPEIVNLAPKVKTALENADRVALELSEATDDNGKAMAAKLAASPDFLTAKKGESFKDGLSRQEFNKLKATFENHNLPFDLISNNKPWFIWMTLSLPACEARREAYGYRALDVEIGQNAKKIGKPVIGLETVDEQLSAIEKLPLSFQARSIEDYLNNPKFYSNMFYTETQLYKQSRIGEILVLDTMFKTTISKKDQEIFKDILMTKRNLRMSERSLPLIEKGNSFIAIGAAHLVDDSGLVEQLRKHGYQVSPIKF, from the coding sequence ATGCAAAAGAAAAGCGGAACAAATTTCAGGATGATCTCGAGATTGTTGAAAAGTTTTACGTTTCTTTTTGCTGTTTTTGCCGGCACTTTTTGCTTTTCTTCATCCGCTTTAAGTGAAAGCGAGACGCCCCCACAGCCAAAACTTTTTGAAAAATTTTTACCGAAAGCACTGCTTGAACAAAAAAAACAAGCAGAGCCGCCCGCCTGCTCGGGCGAGGATTTAACCGAAAAATTTTCAAAAGAAGAAAACCGGAAATTCTTGGAGCGTGCCAAGAAAATAAAAAATGGCAATGCCCGATTCTGGAAGGTTGAAAAGAAAGGAACCAAACCATCCTATCTTTTTGGCACAATGCACGTGACCGATCCGGAAATTGTCAATCTCGCTCCTAAAGTCAAAACAGCACTTGAGAATGCAGACCGTGTTGCCCTAGAGTTGAGTGAAGCGACGGATGATAACGGTAAAGCCATGGCTGCAAAACTTGCTGCCTCGCCCGATTTTCTGACTGCCAAAAAAGGCGAGAGTTTCAAGGACGGACTTTCGCGGCAAGAATTCAATAAACTCAAAGCTACATTTGAAAACCACAACCTTCCTTTTGATCTTATCTCCAATAACAAACCATGGTTCATATGGATGACATTGAGCCTACCGGCCTGCGAGGCCCGTCGGGAAGCCTATGGATACCGTGCACTTGATGTAGAAATCGGGCAAAACGCCAAAAAAATCGGAAAACCGGTTATCGGTCTTGAAACAGTCGATGAACAGTTGTCTGCAATTGAAAAACTGCCTTTAAGTTTTCAGGCAAGGTCGATCGAAGACTACCTCAATAACCCCAAGTTTTACTCCAATATGTTTTATACCGAAACGCAACTTTATAAACAAAGTCGCATTGGAGAAATTCTGGTTCTTGATACTATGTTCAAAACAACGATCAGCAAAAAAGACCAGGAAATTTTTAAAGATATTCTGATGACAAAACGCAATTTACGCATGTCTGAACGTTCACTTCCTTTGATTGAAAAAGGAAATAGCTTTATAGCGATCGGAGCGGCACATTTGGTCGACGATAGTGGACTTGTCGAACAATTACGCAAACATGGCTATCAGGTTAGCCCCATCAAATTCTGA
- a CDS encoding carboxynorspermidine decarboxylase — MLQTPYYLVDKSKLIRNMEKIARLRDLSGAKSLLALKCFATWGVFDFMAQYMDGTTSSSLYELRLGKEKFGKETHAYSVAWADYEIDEVITYADTIIFNSINQLHRFEKKSENIGRGLRLNPGVSYSGFDLADPARPFSRLGETSYEKIEAVLPLVNGFMIHYNCENGDFALFDRMLSDIEQKFGQLFHHVQWISLGGGIYFTGKDYPLEAFADRLKRFSDKYGVTVYLEPGEASITNSATLEVTVLDTMHNGKDLAIVDSSIEAHMLDLLVYREKAKISPNQGAHEIMICGKSCLAGDIFGTFRFPEKLKIGDHLSIEDAAGYTMVKKNWFNGLNMPAIAIKELDGTIRVQREFGYKDYCESLS, encoded by the coding sequence ATGCTTCAAACGCCCTATTACCTTGTCGATAAATCGAAGTTGATACGCAATATGGAAAAAATTGCGCGTCTTCGTGATTTGTCGGGTGCCAAATCGCTTCTGGCATTGAAATGTTTTGCAACATGGGGCGTTTTCGATTTTATGGCGCAATATATGGATGGCACCACATCATCATCACTTTATGAACTTCGTTTGGGAAAAGAAAAATTCGGCAAAGAAACCCATGCCTATTCAGTTGCCTGGGCCGATTACGAGATTGATGAGGTGATCACTTATGCCGATACAATCATATTCAATTCCATCAATCAGCTTCATCGATTTGAAAAAAAATCCGAAAATATCGGGAGAGGTTTGCGTTTAAATCCGGGAGTAAGCTATTCCGGCTTCGACCTTGCCGACCCTGCGCGCCCTTTCAGCCGTCTTGGCGAAACAAGTTACGAAAAGATCGAAGCGGTTTTGCCGCTCGTCAACGGTTTTATGATTCATTATAACTGCGAGAATGGCGATTTTGCTTTGTTTGACCGGATGCTTTCCGATATAGAACAAAAATTTGGCCAACTTTTTCACCATGTGCAATGGATCAGCCTCGGCGGCGGTATTTATTTTACCGGTAAAGATTATCCGCTTGAAGCTTTTGCCGACAGGCTCAAACGTTTTTCGGATAAATATGGCGTTACGGTTTATCTTGAACCGGGAGAAGCTTCGATTACCAATAGCGCAACACTTGAAGTTACGGTTCTTGACACCATGCATAATGGCAAGGATCTCGCTATTGTTGACAGTTCCATTGAAGCTCATATGCTTGACCTTCTTGTTTATCGGGAAAAAGCAAAAATTTCGCCAAATCAGGGGGCGCATGAAATTATGATTTGCGGCAAATCATGCCTTGCCGGCGATATTTTCGGAACCTTCCGTTTTCCTGAAAAGTTGAAAATAGGAGACCATTTGTCGATAGAAGATGCCGCCGGTTATACAATGGTGAAAAAAAATTGGTTCAATGGTCTTAATATGCCCGCTATTGCGATAAAAGAATTGGATGGAACCATTCGTGTTCAACGTGAATTCGGGTATAAAGACTATTGTGAAAGCCTTTCGTGA
- a CDS encoding BA14K family protein, which produces MRKFNKPFYLFVGLPVIGLVATFSSLASDLDENLVVAQNTRTTGSSAITSTSRGELNGFKGYRHHRTGYRKHTDGWWYPEAAFQPGAHADSTSVKPKKAQQKSRKDDDKPWLIKNHVDFCSSKYKSYTSSDNSYQPFDGPRKQCVSRYYSPK; this is translated from the coding sequence ATGCGTAAATTCAATAAACCTTTTTACTTGTTTGTCGGACTGCCAGTGATCGGTTTGGTTGCGACATTTTCATCACTTGCTTCCGATCTTGATGAGAATCTCGTCGTTGCGCAAAACACCAGAACGACCGGATCGTCAGCCATTACCAGTACGAGCCGAGGCGAATTGAACGGTTTCAAAGGCTATCGCCATCACCGTACCGGTTATAGAAAGCATACAGATGGCTGGTGGTATCCGGAAGCAGCGTTTCAACCGGGCGCACACGCCGATAGCACCAGTGTGAAACCTAAAAAAGCTCAACAAAAATCCAGAAAAGACGACGATAAACCATGGCTTATCAAAAACCATGTCGATTTTTGTTCGTCAAAATATAAGTCCTATACAAGTTCCGATAACAGCTATCAGCCTTTTGACGGTCCGCGAAAACAATGTGTATCGCGCTATTACAGTCCGAAATGA
- the lpdA gene encoding dihydrolipoyl dehydrogenase gives MSYDVVVIGAGPGGYVAAIKAAQLGLKTAIVEKRNTLGGTCLNVGCIPSKALLYASEIFASAQHGFEALGVSVSKPKLDLAGMMAHKQKTVDGNTSGVAFLMKKNKIDTIYGTAKILGAGKVEVAAKDGSKQTLETKNIIIATGSDVAGIPGMKIDIDEKVIVSSTGALSLSKVPQHMVVVGAGVIGSELGSVWSRLGAKVTVVEFLDKVLGPMDGEVSKQFQKLMEKQGIEYKLGAKVTGVEKTASGAKVTFEPVKGGSAETLEADIVLVATGRRPYTEGLGLKEAGVTLDERGRVNIDSHWQTNIAGIYAIGDVVKGPMLAHKAEDEGVALAEILAGQKGHVNYDVIPSVVYTEPEVASVGKTEEELKAAGIEYRVGKFPFSANGRARAMLKTDGFVKILACAKTDKVLGGHILGFGAGEMIHEIAVLMEFGGSSEDLARTCHAHPTMSEAVKEAALAAFSKPINM, from the coding sequence ATGTCTTATGATGTTGTCGTAATTGGAGCGGGTCCCGGTGGATATGTTGCAGCAATCAAGGCAGCGCAACTCGGGCTAAAAACAGCAATCGTGGAAAAGCGCAATACATTGGGTGGTACATGTCTCAATGTCGGCTGTATTCCTTCCAAAGCGCTGCTCTATGCTTCAGAAATTTTTGCCTCGGCTCAACATGGCTTCGAGGCTTTGGGTGTTTCGGTTTCCAAACCCAAACTCGACCTTGCCGGCATGATGGCTCACAAGCAGAAAACCGTTGATGGTAATACAAGCGGTGTCGCGTTTTTGATGAAGAAAAACAAAATTGACACCATTTACGGCACGGCCAAAATTCTTGGTGCAGGCAAAGTCGAAGTTGCTGCCAAAGATGGCTCGAAACAGACGCTTGAGACCAAAAATATCATCATTGCAACAGGTTCCGACGTTGCCGGTATTCCGGGGATGAAGATCGATATCGATGAAAAAGTTATCGTTTCCTCAACCGGTGCTTTGTCGCTTTCCAAAGTGCCCCAGCACATGGTCGTTGTCGGTGCCGGTGTGATCGGCTCCGAGCTTGGTTCGGTGTGGAGCCGCCTTGGTGCAAAAGTCACAGTTGTCGAATTCCTCGACAAAGTTCTTGGGCCGATGGATGGTGAAGTGTCCAAACAGTTCCAGAAACTCATGGAAAAACAGGGTATTGAATATAAGCTCGGCGCAAAAGTAACCGGCGTTGAAAAAACCGCATCCGGTGCAAAAGTTACTTTTGAACCGGTTAAGGGTGGTTCCGCTGAAACTCTTGAAGCAGACATTGTTCTCGTTGCTACCGGTCGTCGTCCTTACACAGAAGGGCTTGGTCTCAAAGAAGCCGGTGTAACACTGGATGAACGTGGTCGGGTGAATATCGATTCACATTGGCAAACGAATATTGCCGGAATTTACGCAATTGGAGATGTTGTCAAAGGTCCGATGCTTGCCCATAAAGCGGAAGATGAAGGCGTTGCTCTGGCTGAAATTCTTGCCGGTCAGAAAGGCCATGTCAATTATGATGTTATTCCGAGCGTCGTTTATACAGAGCCGGAAGTTGCATCTGTTGGCAAAACCGAAGAAGAGCTTAAAGCTGCCGGTATCGAATATCGCGTTGGCAAATTCCCCTTCTCTGCCAATGGTCGTGCCCGCGCTATGTTGAAGACTGACGGATTTGTAAAAATCCTCGCTTGTGCAAAGACCGACAAGGTTCTGGGCGGCCATATTCTTGGCTTTGGTGCCGGTGAAATGATTCACGAAATTGCTGTGTTGATGGAATTTGGCGGCTCCTCGGAAGATCTGGCACGGACCTGCCATGCTCACCCGACAATGTCGGAAGCTGTTAAAGAGGCTGCATTGGCCGCTTTTTCAAAACCGATCAATATGTAA
- a CDS encoding monovalent cation/H+ antiporter subunit A, which yields MTTREAILILLVILPFVGSAIIGFFRSTAKNNEAWFVGAIALMALFCTIMLYPAISADNVIRLDISWLPQWGLNFTLRIDGFSWLFALLITGIGLLVVVYARYYMNPADPVPRFFSFLLAFMGSMLGMVLSGNIVLLVIFWELTSIFSFLLIGYWYHNASARDGARMALTVTGFGGFALLVGMLIIGHIVGSYDLDVVLNSGSLIKRSPLYIPALVCVLLGALTKSAQFPFHFWLPNAMAAPTPVSAYLHSATMVKAGVFLMIRFWPVLSGTEAWFWIIGLCGLITLLIGAYFAMFQQDLKGLLAYSTISHLGLITTLLSLASPLACVAAIFHTVNHAIFKASLFMAAGIIDHETGTRDMRKLSGLFRYMPFTGTLALVASAAMAGVPLLNGFISKEMFFAEAVEVHLESWLDKSTPYLATLAGLLSVTYSVRFIHGVFFGGKPHDLPKTPHEPPHFMRFPIELLVFLCLLIGIFPKFAIGGILGTAVHSVLGAETPHYDLALWHGFNTPLVMSLVALIGGLILYILTRKYLKSCEGGPPFFRHLKGQRIFERVLVTISWKWARSAEAFLSTRRLQVEARWIILAPIVALLLLIAGNQWIDAGALPLFPLDLPFLIIWLIGGVCAILVAWQAKFHRFASLILLGVTGLMTCATFLWLSAPDLALTQLVVEVVTTVLLLLGLRWLPKRLQAPDPMPDGFTPWLRRGRDLLIAIAGGGGLAWLSYCVMTRPQGETISDFFLTHSYSDAGGRNVVNVLLVDFRGFDTMGEITVLGIVALTVFALLRRFRPAVESIEAPTQQQVQSAFDEARPDRKVGDTVSDYLVIPRIIMHWLFPVIMAFAVYLFMRGHDLPGGGFAGGVTMAIGFILQYVASGTRWVESHLKVLPLRWIGFGILLALVTGVGSWVFGYPFLTSYFQYTKIPFIGKMPTASAMAFDLGVFSLVVGATVLMLIAIAHQSIRHYRVGKRTAEKEEGR from the coding sequence ATGACAACACGGGAAGCAATCTTGATATTGCTGGTAATACTTCCCTTTGTCGGTAGTGCCATTATCGGTTTTTTTCGTTCTACAGCAAAAAACAATGAAGCATGGTTTGTTGGTGCGATTGCGCTTATGGCACTGTTTTGCACCATTATGCTCTATCCGGCCATTTCAGCCGACAATGTTATAAGACTTGATATTTCATGGTTGCCGCAATGGGGATTGAATTTCACCTTGCGGATAGATGGGTTTTCCTGGTTGTTTGCACTTCTGATAACGGGTATCGGCCTGCTCGTTGTTGTCTATGCCCGTTATTATATGAATCCGGCCGATCCCGTGCCGCGTTTTTTTTCATTCCTGCTTGCTTTTATGGGCTCGATGCTCGGAATGGTGTTGTCGGGCAATATTGTTCTCCTCGTTATTTTCTGGGAACTCACCAGTATTTTCTCGTTTTTGCTGATTGGCTATTGGTATCATAATGCAAGTGCACGTGACGGTGCACGCATGGCTCTGACTGTAACAGGATTCGGCGGCTTTGCACTTCTTGTCGGCATGTTGATTATCGGTCACATTGTCGGCAGTTATGATTTGGATGTGGTGTTAAATTCGGGTTCACTCATCAAGAGAAGCCCGCTTTATATTCCGGCACTTGTCTGCGTGCTTCTCGGAGCATTGACAAAGAGCGCACAATTTCCGTTCCATTTCTGGCTCCCTAATGCAATGGCCGCGCCAACGCCGGTTTCTGCCTATCTCCATTCGGCAACAATGGTCAAAGCCGGTGTGTTTCTTATGATTCGGTTCTGGCCGGTATTGTCAGGAACAGAAGCTTGGTTCTGGATTATCGGGCTTTGCGGCTTGATCACGCTTTTGATTGGAGCCTATTTTGCCATGTTCCAACAAGACCTTAAAGGTCTGCTTGCCTATTCGACAATCAGTCATCTGGGGTTAATAACCACGCTCTTAAGTCTTGCAAGTCCGCTTGCTTGCGTTGCAGCGATTTTTCATACCGTCAACCATGCCATTTTCAAGGCATCATTATTTATGGCAGCGGGCATTATCGACCACGAAACGGGAACCCGCGATATGCGCAAATTGTCGGGGCTTTTCCGCTATATGCCGTTTACCGGTACGCTGGCGCTGGTTGCAAGTGCTGCCATGGCAGGTGTGCCGCTTCTCAACGGCTTCATATCGAAGGAAATGTTTTTTGCCGAAGCGGTTGAAGTCCATCTGGAATCCTGGCTCGACAAAAGTACACCCTATCTTGCAACGCTGGCGGGATTGTTGAGTGTTACCTATTCGGTGCGTTTTATCCACGGAGTATTTTTTGGCGGAAAACCGCATGATTTGCCAAAAACGCCGCACGAACCCCCGCATTTCATGCGTTTTCCAATCGAGTTGTTGGTATTTTTATGCCTTCTCATCGGCATATTTCCGAAATTTGCCATTGGTGGCATTTTGGGAACAGCGGTCCATTCTGTATTGGGGGCAGAAACGCCGCATTATGATCTGGCTTTATGGCATGGTTTCAATACGCCGCTTGTCATGAGCCTCGTTGCTTTGATCGGCGGACTGATACTTTATATTCTCACGCGCAAATATCTGAAATCCTGTGAAGGTGGTCCGCCATTTTTCAGACATTTGAAAGGGCAGCGTATTTTTGAACGCGTATTGGTAACAATATCATGGAAATGGGCGCGTTCGGCCGAGGCTTTTCTTTCTACCCGTCGTCTGCAAGTGGAAGCACGCTGGATTATCCTTGCGCCAATCGTTGCACTCTTGTTGTTGATTGCCGGCAATCAATGGATTGACGCGGGTGCATTGCCGCTTTTTCCGCTTGACCTACCATTTTTAATTATCTGGTTGATCGGTGGTGTTTGCGCAATATTGGTTGCGTGGCAGGCAAAATTCCACCGTTTTGCTTCGTTGATACTTTTAGGTGTTACGGGGCTTATGACCTGTGCCACATTCCTGTGGCTTTCAGCACCCGATCTTGCATTGACACAACTGGTTGTGGAGGTTGTTACAACCGTTCTTTTGCTTTTGGGGCTCAGGTGGCTACCCAAACGCTTGCAAGCACCTGATCCTATGCCGGACGGTTTCACACCTTGGTTGAGAAGAGGCCGCGATTTGCTCATTGCTATTGCCGGCGGGGGCGGTTTGGCGTGGCTTTCCTATTGTGTGATGACCCGTCCGCAAGGCGAAACAATTTCAGACTTTTTCCTCACCCATTCCTATTCCGATGCGGGTGGTCGCAATGTCGTTAATGTACTTCTCGTGGATTTTCGTGGCTTTGACACGATGGGTGAAATAACGGTGCTTGGCATTGTGGCGCTCACCGTTTTTGCCCTTTTGAGGCGTTTCCGTCCGGCAGTTGAAAGCATTGAGGCACCGACACAACAACAGGTCCAGTCGGCTTTTGACGAAGCAAGGCCCGACCGCAAGGTTGGTGATACCGTTTCCGATTATCTTGTTATTCCACGCATTATCATGCATTGGCTTTTTCCGGTTATTATGGCCTTCGCCGTCTATTTGTTTATGCGCGGGCATGATTTGCCTGGTGGCGGTTTTGCCGGCGGTGTCACTATGGCCATCGGATTTATTCTGCAATATGTGGCTTCAGGAACGCGGTGGGTGGAAAGTCATCTGAAAGTTTTACCGCTGCGCTGGATCGGATTCGGTATTCTTCTGGCTTTGGTAACAGGCGTCGGTTCATGGGTCTTCGGCTATCCGTTTCTTACCTCCTATTTTCAATATACGAAGATTCCTTTCATCGGAAAAATGCCGACAGCCAGTGCTATGGCGTTCGACCTCGGTGTCTTTTCACTCGTTGTCGGTGCAACTGTGCTGATGCTCATCGCGATAGCGCACCAATCAATCCGGCATTATCGCGTTGGTAAAAGAACTGCGGAAAAAGAGGAGGGACGCTGA
- a CDS encoding monovalent cation/H+ antiporter subunit D translates to MINYFLHHLVILPILLPIATAALLLFYDERRRKLKLWISLSSIGLLVLVSIGLIGRAIDFSPHAEVYNLGNWQAPFGIVLVLDRLSAAMVFLASILAVASLVFSAAHWHKAGPHFHSLMQFMIAGVNGAFLTGDLFNLFVFFEVMLTASYGLALHGSGQAKVRAGMHYVVINLIASSFFLIGAALIYGVCGTLNMADLALKLQTLKSADRIIFESGAAILGIAFLVKAGMWPLNFWLTPTYSSAAAPVGATFAILSKVGIYVVLRLTLLVFGTNGGTLTGFGNDILFYGGLATLIFGFIGVLASQALGRLASYSVLVSSGTLLAAIGTGNASLTAGALFYIVSSTLSLAAFFLLVELVERSQDTAANVLAVTMEVYGEDEEDEEDEVGTYIPATLAILGACFGITAILIIGMPPFSGFVAKFMMITGVFNPDGLNGNGYQPSARDWTFVALLIFSGFAALIAMTRTGIRTFWASIEGKVPRVQVIEFAPVAGLLGLCLLLTIAAGPVAGYMGKAAEELHHPQNYIDSVLPQANVAVSPNPSKEMTAGLIDKVEVERGMK, encoded by the coding sequence ATGATCAATTATTTTCTTCACCATCTCGTTATTCTGCCCATTCTCCTTCCTATTGCGACTGCGGCACTTCTGCTTTTTTACGATGAGAGACGCCGCAAACTCAAATTATGGATAAGCCTTTCTTCAATAGGGCTACTTGTTCTTGTTTCGATCGGATTGATCGGGCGAGCTATTGATTTTTCACCCCATGCAGAGGTTTATAACCTCGGAAATTGGCAAGCTCCTTTCGGAATAGTTCTGGTGCTTGACCGGTTAAGTGCAGCTATGGTTTTTCTGGCAAGCATTCTTGCGGTGGCTTCATTGGTATTTTCGGCTGCCCATTGGCATAAAGCCGGACCACATTTCCATTCTCTTATGCAATTCATGATTGCCGGTGTAAACGGCGCATTCCTGACCGGTGATCTGTTCAATCTCTTTGTGTTTTTTGAAGTTATGTTGACAGCATCCTATGGGCTTGCCCTCCACGGTAGCGGGCAGGCAAAGGTGCGCGCCGGTATGCATTATGTGGTGATCAATCTTATTGCCTCTTCGTTTTTTCTGATTGGCGCAGCCCTCATTTACGGTGTTTGCGGAACATTGAATATGGCCGATCTTGCGTTGAAGCTCCAAACTCTCAAATCGGCCGATCGTATTATTTTTGAGTCCGGCGCGGCAATTCTCGGAATTGCCTTTCTGGTCAAAGCCGGCATGTGGCCACTCAACTTCTGGCTGACACCGACTTATAGTTCTGCTGCTGCACCAGTCGGTGCAACATTTGCTATTTTGAGCAAGGTCGGAATTTACGTTGTTTTGCGGCTTACATTATTGGTCTTTGGAACAAATGGCGGAACTTTGACCGGTTTTGGCAATGACATATTGTTTTATGGCGGGCTCGCAACTTTGATATTCGGTTTTATTGGAGTGCTTGCAAGTCAGGCTCTGGGACGGCTTGCCTCCTATAGCGTTCTGGTTTCATCGGGAACGCTGCTTGCGGCTATCGGAACCGGCAATGCTTCGCTCACCGCTGGCGCGCTTTTTTATATTGTCTCTTCCACTTTGTCGCTTGCGGCATTTTTTCTCCTCGTCGAACTCGTCGAACGCAGTCAGGATACAGCAGCCAATGTTCTTGCGGTAACAATGGAAGTTTATGGCGAAGACGAGGAAGATGAAGAGGATGAAGTCGGCACTTATATTCCGGCAACGCTTGCAATTCTCGGAGCATGTTTCGGAATAACGGCTATTCTCATTATCGGTATGCCGCCATTTTCGGGGTTTGTCGCAAAATTCATGATGATTACCGGTGTCTTCAATCCGGACGGATTAAACGGTAATGGTTATCAACCAAGCGCGAGGGATTGGACTTTTGTCGCTCTTCTCATCTTTTCCGGTTTTGCCGCACTTATCGCCATGACGAGAACCGGCATCCGCACTTTCTGGGCGTCGATTGAAGGGAAAGTGCCACGCGTGCAAGTAATAGAATTTGCGCCCGTTGCAGGCTTGCTCGGCTTGTGTCTTTTGTTGACCATTGCTGCCGGTCCGGTTGCTGGCTATATGGGAAAAGCGGCTGAAGAACTGCATCATCCGCAAAATTATATCGACAGTGTTTTGCCGCAGGCAAACGTAGCCGTAAGCCCCAACCCGTCAAAAGAAATGACAGCGGGACTTATTGATAAGGTTGAAGTGGAAAGGGGTATGAAATGA
- a CDS encoding Na+/H+ antiporter subunit C: MEIVLSLGIGVLAGSGIWLLLRPRTYQVILGLSLISYAVNLFIFSMARPRSNAAPIVDPSNPVNPANYADPIPQALVLTAIVIGFATTALFLVILLVSRGLTGSDHVDGRENK; this comes from the coding sequence ATGGAAATTGTTCTTTCTCTCGGTATCGGTGTGCTTGCAGGTTCAGGAATCTGGCTCCTTTTGCGGCCAAGAACCTATCAGGTCATTCTAGGGCTTTCGCTTATTTCCTATGCGGTCAATCTGTTTATTTTTTCAATGGCGCGTCCCCGCTCGAATGCAGCACCGATTGTTGACCCTTCCAATCCTGTCAATCCGGCAAATTATGCCGATCCGATACCGCAAGCGCTGGTTCTTACAGCCATTGTGATCGGTTTTGCGACAACCGCATTATTTCTTGTTATTTTGCTGGTTTCACGAGGGCTAACCGGTTCGGACCATGTCGATGGAAGGGAAAATAAATGA